The bacterium genome has a window encoding:
- a CDS encoding IS21 family transposase translates to MLKDEKAGRMFSMLHRGHPVAQIARRLEMGERTIRKYRDSGILPSQQERQPRSYRTREDPLDPYWPEIEKLLEEDHRLRPFALLDWLKQKYNPPAGGQGELRVTDSIRRTLERRVQQWKLQHGVQQEVHFPQVHHPGDVIAFDFV, encoded by the coding sequence ATGCTCAAGGACGAAAAGGCCGGCAGGATGTTCTCGATGCTTCACCGCGGACATCCCGTGGCACAGATTGCACGGAGGCTTGAGATGGGCGAAAGAACAATCAGGAAGTACCGCGATAGCGGCATACTTCCCAGCCAACAGGAGCGGCAACCACGCAGCTATCGGACTCGGGAAGACCCCCTCGATCCGTATTGGCCGGAGATCGAGAAACTCTTGGAAGAGGACCACCGGCTGAGACCCTTTGCCTTGCTCGATTGGCTGAAGCAGAAATACAATCCGCCGGCCGGTGGCCAAGGCGAACTGCGGGTCACCGATTCGATTCGACGGACGTTGGAGCGGCGAGTTCAGCAATGGAAGCTGCAGCACGGGGTGCAACAAGAAGTCCACTTCCCCCAGGTTCATCATCCGGGCGACGTGATCGCTTTCGACTTCGT